The genomic region cGAGAACTCAACGGGCGTCTCGCCACAGGGGAGGCCCGGTATCATGCCAAAGTCCTCTAAGGTCATACCGACCTCCACAAACTCCATGTAGAATGACAACGTCGTGTCCCACTAACGGTCCAGCATGGCCCGGAtaagacacaggttcgacctaatcgaagccctgTGAATATCCCACCACgcagccaccaacggccacaaaaccgacctctctatcaacgccctcgtaacGGCTCGGAGAACTTCGTAGAAACCCAGACAAATggagaagcctgagaaagtcctcatggtaccaATCTCCTGGaataaaaaaaaagtacaaaCAAACGTTAGAACACTTATTCAGGTCTGAAATGTCAAAATCGACAAAACAGTAAAACTTACTAGgccctcatgtgcacggtaggCGAGGTGAGTGTCTAGCCGGAGCAAcagctggctaccgtcaaaaccatTAGCCCGAGCAGGCGTCGCCCGCAGGTTCAGCTCGCGCGGGGCTTTAACCCGTCTAGCCACCCAACCCGCGACGTGAGCGTCATCCTCAACCGTCTCCGCTCTCCGTCTCTTCAGCCCACGAGACACCACACGACGGGGAGGAGGCCTCTCAACGACCCTAACGACGTTCTGCAACTCCCGTCTGGTTGGCCGAGAATCCCTCCTCTTaacaaccctcctcccggaggtaccagcctcaaaCCTTGTCTGAGCTCTCCCAACACCAGCAgcctcaacaacgggctcctctaGAGCCCCAGCGGCTCCCTGAGCAccaacagccccaacaacgggccccTCATGAACCTCAGCGGCTATCTCGGCCCTAGCAACCTCCTCGGCGGgctcctcctcctcggaagcaTCCTCTACTACCACCACAGGTGCActagccggagtactaaccggccgAGTCCCAAACAGGTCCTCCAAAGTCTCGGCAATGGACTCGGTGGGCCCCGAACACTCTCATGCAATCAGGAgaaaacaaaaacgtcagccgaaatttcggcattacaatGGCAAAAAATGgagaaatccaaaaaaaaaaacctgcaaaacaagACAAGGGCAATCCCACCCAAacccaacaaaacaaaaacaacaaaacaattcacaaaaaccgCACAttcaaaaacgactcgcccttcttttcaagcaaaagacgagtcaaaacaattaCAACAAAATGGCACCTCAGAACCCACACAAAGTCCGCCAACAACCAAAAAATATTCCCGATACAATGAGGTATTTTCCTCAGCTCAAAAAAGGCAGTTTTGCACCAATTCGGGCGtaaacaggtcaaaatttcaaaatacaaccacaacaaaacaacgtgattttaccacgtctcaaagcgacctaaactactgttgaggtccatttcaaaacaaactgaCTAAATCTAAGCTcaaacaaacacttattttgatacacataagaccgtcgcaaaaggcaaaaattccaattttgccactATACCCCAACAAAGGTTCAACGTGGCAAACACGATCTTCCCCGACTAGAATACAActtagtggggcacacaactcaagcaaaaaaacttgacattgtgaaatgagacggtttcctcGTCTTATTCACGTTTAtcaagcatagggagcgggaacggggacgaaaatgcaaactaaaagcacccttatactcctaaacatGTTTCTAACCTAATGTAATCCTCAATTTCACTCGAAAGTGGCTTAATCAAAAAGGcccaattcaatttttgagggtttagggttccgccctaattcaatcaacaaaaagaccaacaaattaaaatggattcaagaggatttacataccttgagatgacatgttggcAATGGCACGAACTCGAGCAAGGAAAGAGACACAAAAAAGGCGATTTCTTTGTGTTTGTCGAGTGTTTGAGGAAGATGAAGTGAGAATGGAGAGCCGCCTATTCTCGCGTCTTTTATAcgaaaatagggaagctcccttatATCGCCAAAGGACTCGCACCTCAATGGGGTGTGCCTTTGCTTTGTTCAGCGAAATTTTgagctttggcccaatttcccacacaaacttcaaatttcaacgacggcaataaaaaccgtcatttcaaaaacgataacagtgaaattcaaaattcactatttccctcaaatttcaacgacggcaataaaaaccgtcatctcaaaaacaataatagttaaattcaaaattcactattcctccaAATtgcaacgacggcaattaaaaccgtcatttcaaaaacgataatagtgaaattcagaattcactatttcttcaaatttcaacgaaggaaattaaaaccgtcacttcaaaaacgaTAATAGtgagattcaaaattcactatttccttcaaatttcaacgacaaCAATAAAAACTGTCACTTCAAAAacgataatagtgaaattcaaaattcactatttccttcaaatttcaacgacggcaataaaaaccatcGGTTCAAAAACGATAATAGTGAGACTCAAATTCACTGTTTCAAAATTTCGACGGCGGCATTAAAAGCCCCCACCCGTCAAAAACAAAACCAATAGTGGTATTCAAACCCGATATTCCGACAAATTTTTCAACAACACTCATCAATCTCAAATCGTGAGAAGACGAAATTAAATTCATCCTCCCCAAACACACATCAAACCACAGAATACACATCTGTCCTTCTCCTACGAAACCAGCGATAATAAAAACCGCTATCTTTCTTCGAGATTCAAGAATCACCGCCGACCACAGGGGTCAGGCTCACAAACCTGTCCCTTTCCGGCACCATAAACATTCAATACAAACACCGAGATTCCCCAACAGGATATCAGAGGCTTCCTCGCCAAGCCCGCTAATTCAAACGACTTCCCGGAATAAGCCTATCCAATAcggctatttcccgcagtcgatcaATCGACATTCAGTAtgtctggcgagccttactacgcaccgcggctggcgagcccctttcatatacgtaCCGCGGCTGGCGATCCCCTTTCATgcacgcaccgcggctggcgagcccctttcatctatgcaccgcggctggcgagcccctttcatcaacgcaccgcggctggcgagctccTTTCATGTACGCACCGCGGCTAGCGAGGCTCTTTCAtgtacgcatcgcggctggcgagccccttttatatatgcaccacggctggcgagcccctttcatatacgcacagCGACtagcgagcccctttcatatatgcACCACaggtggcgagcctttgtccgcaaacaagaaatGACTCAAGGAtatatcctgaagatgcctcaggtaagACTCCTTctcatggctagcgagcctttgtacgtagtctaacggactttaaacggcccgcacggacagtcgacagactctaaactgttcccgacgataggtcctcgGCTCGTACcatcgagtcgccttggcgtcgcccttcccgacggcaggtccttagcccgaatcctttcgagccgccttgacgtcgctttAATCTCCGGGTTGTTATCTTCAATTGACccgggggctatactttgactttctccctgtccaagcctcagtcaaagtggggcctttgtagatacccaatatctgttgagacttgatgtgactcataattacgcacatttagtccctaattgaacctattttccatactaatatagcatttcaaggccattttatccgtcaaatccttcctatttggtTTTCCTATTACATTagatatgttttgtaggaaagaagataatgaggcggaattccccctctcccttgtatatttggaagctttttgatgatattggatggaatagtataaagaggaggcaagaatgatgaccaatgatgtacgaataaagagtatatagaagggtcatatgCTTAAAAGCAAGAATGGAGAGAAAGAagtcattgcaagaagaaattgctcggaaccaaaccaagagttgctcctttggctttgaaaatatgctagatgaaacggcgtcgaaaaataaagtggtctaggctttttaataactccaataggagtccagatgaggaaatgacgtccgttttacaatccgagctcaaatagacaagctgtatgccaatccgctcgtcccgagactcaagacgctcgtcccaagaCTCAAGACGCATGTCTCCCCTCTAAGATGCTCGGATTGTTTGGCAGACAAGAATGAATAAGAACACTGTCTCAGATCCGAGCGTTCCGTGCttaatccgctcgtctcctccccttacaatccgagcgtcttctcctaGAGACACACGAATCCCTTAGCAGAACCGACTGTGCTTCAAGATGATCCGAGCAAATTGTGGCGGGACTAGGaacgtgatatgcgcatctcccttcgagaggagcatttccctactcaacacttagcaatgctatttactaatctacccttgcttaatctaatgatgtactactatatatactccaattgtaataatcaaaaggaccaagtttccttagattagattaaatcCTTTtatagattagattaagctttcattaggagtagattagaataaattaatcTCCattattccacaaaattacatactaatctttccttaattattgttcaagtttattattgggtagttgaagattattgggttattattggagaattgacaactcttcatcaatcaatcaagttctcttcttttattccttgctttattatttggatcatctcaagtttggtataattcttctactctttactctttattgcttatttcttcactctcttatcatgtttatacttgttgtgatgattgacaccattaatgacatatttcccatgataatgagtgagtagtattttagctaggattaatgggtaattaggggaaacaaacatggggaatgattcatgcctAATCTGatatgtttccataattaatttgcttgtttgttgtgattccaacttatccacatgttatgtttgatgaaatgctaagcctatgaatcctttcattttacccatctcttatctttccaatgagacttgtaagatataaaccaactcgagtctcattagaccatgcatatagttgaataggaaggattaagttgacttgtaggtgttgtacaatctaatcgatttgactCCGGGACcaaaaccttcttagggattgtaagatatacaccaactcgatctcatcacaataataagtgcttgctatttaattgagaacatgtttgtatgatcaactcctatAAAtctcctatgatcccatgacatcctagtatcctttattatttgtctacaccTTTACTTGCTTGTATTACTTTGttacttgcattagtttagaacacaactacaaactcaattaattgtgacactagcataaaatgagatagatagacttagaacccaaagctcaccgtcccatggatcaacctcgacttaaccactaactagtagtttgttgagaatataaatgtgtttgattgggggaCACGACGACTATctcacccacatcaaaatggcgccgttgtcggggacggtgttatgtgattaagttattacttgtttgtctatatttatttgtgctttaaccttgaggaacttgttcctcaaggttcgtttttaccgttttcttatagtttccatgtttgtagttgtatctttatcttggttaagatgatgacccaagacttgatacatggagtatgtggtggatcttttgagtatgactacattgggtatggggagtttgaggagcaagtcaacacaaacctaccttactactcttacaatgaaaatcctaactactaccccaatttttcccaccaataTCACCACACCCAATGTCAACAACAACCAtctacccaaaactcactttacaaccaattccaaatgccacaatatgagcactttcacacccacccacaacaaaaagatgagcccaagtttgacattcaagatatggttctccaaatgatgggagaccaacaaaatttcttcacacaaattctagaggagagccaaaataggaacaatgttcttCAAAACATTGCTACCCATGGTGAgtagttggaaattcaaattgcccaaatgaaagcaacCCAAGAAATAACCCAAGCAACCACTCCTCACGAattcttgagcattgaccatgaatgtgaatttgaggtaatgacctttgatgaagaagatgtgaagtgggaagagccaatctccttgagctcttgtgagtataaaagtgtggtatttgatgaggaagatatgaggttgagtacgccaaatactcttagcctttatgagtatgagggtgtgtcttttgatgtgaacattgggatggtggaggaagaattattgaGGATAAGTAAAGCCCCTATTTATaattcatatggagaaagcgatgatgacgcatctatggaagaagatgatgagggaaagatggactcaaatgatgaatggagtCTTGGGATTAGatttcttgaggaacccatccttgagaagtttgaagattatTTCAATGAAGAGGAAGAATGCCTCTTCCTTATTGAACATGAGGACCTTCtcacacccactatggagcccatgatagttggagatgacattatggaccttctcacgaaagtcaaatcgtcatacaagaattacttagtggagaagctcaaagcactagtagaaaaaccccctaTAATAGCGGTCAAAAATGGCCTTTTTATGGCGGTTTTTATAAATTATGGGTGCGCCGTATATCACGGGGTTGTTTAGCCTTTacggcggttgtacaaccgccacaATAGCTTAGCTACAGTGGCGGTTTTTcaacaaaaccgccattataggCTTAGATAAAACGACGGTTCTTACACAAGAACCGCCACTGTAACTCATATATAGTGGCGGTTATTGTTTgaaaaaccgccaccataggtatTTAAATAATATCATATTGCACCACTATAGGTAAGCACAACGACGGTTGTTTTAATAGAACCGTCCTAAAAGGTAAAAAAAACAACGGTTGTTGTTACAGAACCACCATTATAGGTAATTATAACGTCGGTTGTTTGGCGAAGAACCGCCATTAACGGCAaaatatttttgaaatatttaattttttcatGTCGTTTCTGGAGGAACCGTCGTAAaaaatttttatatattttttaaaataataattaattttcTCCGGAAATTTCAGCAGCACCTCCCCATAAATTTGATAATTCCAAATATTATATGAACACAATAAGACCTGTCAAAAGAAATGTAACCACATTTATAGTATTCCTAACAACACACGTCCAGCAACAAACTTACATCAATCTCGCATCACATCCAACATAAAAATAACATCAATATCATTATTATCAAAAATGCATATCCAAGTGTATGAAAAATACATGCCTTAGTTGATAAACTAATCTATAAGTTCTCTAAACATTTAGTAGCCCACTCTTCTTTGATCTCATGAATATCGCCACTTGACATGCTTGATTCCTCCATAAGCTATAGTTAACAAATAGGTCAATTAGTAAGAATGTAAATCAACAACTAGCTAGATAAATAAATCATACCAAGAACGGAAAGAAGATATACCTTCACAAATTCTTCTTCCTTTTTACTTGAAAAGTAAAAAGTTATGTTATACATCCATTTCATAACATAATAACCACACTCGTAATCCTTTGGTTGTTGAGGACACTAAAATTTACAGAAAAAATATGATATTAGTTATGTaatatataaaatataattataattcaaagTTAGTTGTTAAAATATTGGAGATCATATTTCACTTACCAAGATGTCATCTTTGATGATGAGTTTATTATTCTTTCGATCGAAATTTCGCCTTCCGCCTTGCATGCAATGTATTGACCAAGCGTTTTGGAGTCTTTTTTTTATGTCCAATCTCTTTGGATTTTTTCGATCCGAATCCAAAATATAAATAGTGTTTAACCCCAAGCATGTAACGATCAACATCCAATGGTTGCTACACATATAAGTTCATTTGTTGGAATTACTATTAATAATATGGTTATTTAATGGAAATACTCCAAAATATCGGTGTGCTTCTCAAAATACTTTGAGAAACACCctaatagtttggagtattatCATTAAATAACCCTTAATAATAAATCTTATATTATTAAAgtaataaattaaaaacaaataaaattattaCCTCTCATGAAATGCGCCAATGATGTAATTCTTTTCATCTTGAATCTTCCAAACATGAACAATATAATCTTCACATTCTCGCCCCCTATGCATATATTCACAAAGTTTCACTGGACACATGTATCCTACCAGTTTTGTTGCTTCGCTTTTAGTAGCATATTGATATAAGAAACTACATCGATTATATTAGCAAAGAAAGTATGAGTGAACGAAGAATGATACATAACGAACAAGTACAAAAAGTCCAAGCATACGGAAAAAATATAAGGTTTTATATAAATACATACCTTCCCCAAATTTGAAGCATAACAACATTTAGCCATTTATTTCTGAACATCTACCTAATCTCGACAATCGTCAAAAAGCTCCTTGCGCTACCTTCTTTATAATTATAAACGGACTCATCTATCACCATCTCGATTGTGGCATTTTTCGACAAGGAACACAACTTATCTTCTaaagaacaacaaaaaaaacCTAGTTTCTCAACCTCTTCCGCGCTTAGAGGTGTAACGTCGTCTTGTTCTTCACCACATGACGCCTTACTATTACCTTTTACCATAGCCTTTTCAACGGACTTagcatttaaaataaaaacaagttaaATTAGACAAGTGAAGTAATATAGCAGCAACCCTAAGCTATAAAAACTATAGATAAATTAACACGCTCGAAACATATAAACTAATCTCAATAGTGCTCAAAGAAAGTTGGGCAGAACAAAACAATGACGAAATACAAGAATGAATACACAGAGACCACTTATTTTTCCCAACAATGAAGAAAACACCAATTCTGTTCATAGATAATATGTGTAATTGTTGGTTGTATTGGTAGTTAAAACCGAGtttagagtattttgagaagtaTTGCCATAGATTATAGTATTcatattaaataaccctataaGAAATGATGATACTTACTTGCTTTTGAACTTTATTAGGGGACTCGCCCGTGTTTTTGGACGTGTTCTTGGAGTTTTCTTTTCTCTTAGGCTTTCGAGTCTTAGAATTGACCTtaataataagaaaaaaaaatcatggaCAACGTAATATTAGCACATTAGTATATACTTTAATGGGTTTTTCTCATGTGTACCCCTTAATTTTTATGTTTTCTCATGTGTACCCCGTAATATAAGCACTTTAGTATATACTTTAATGGGTTTTTCTCATGTGGGTTCAGTCAAGTTGGAAGGCAAAGTCCAAGTCATAAGTCATCAGCTATCTGAGGAGTTAACAGAAGAATTGACGTTTGAAATTTTAATGGTCACGGATGCGATTAGTTATAAAGCACAGGGGTATGAGCGAGAATTGTGAAAAAGAAGGGGTATATGTCAGATTATGGCCGTATGGGTTCATTCTAAATTCACTAAATTCACTATATTTTTAAGAGAAGAAAGTAAGAATAAATTTTGTGTACTTACCTCGTTTTCTTCTAATAAAATCAATGATTTGGGCCATTGAGCAAAGCTACCTTGTGCATCGCCGACCATTAAGAATCCAATCCACGACAACGGAAGTGGTACATCCCCGCGTATGACTTTGTCGATGCAAACATGAGCGTTCTCCATGGTTAACAGTTCGTTGTGTACCATTTTACCCTCTACCCATGGGAAAACCATTCCTTCAGCAACAACGGTGAACTCCTTGTTCACATGTACACCAAGCCGACAACGAACAGACTCCTATGATCATTAACATGATCAATAATATGAACATTTACGATCCATTAACATGATCATCCATTCTTGTACGAGAAAATAGAATTTGGATGCAAAAATAAGGTGAAAAACAAAGATAATCAACTACTTCAGACAGAAGCAACAACATCAAGAAGCCTGACCAGGAGGTTTCTTTAACGTCATGACATAACTTTTTCACACTACAAGCTTTCACATTGTACATTGAAATACAATTAATTCAAtgaaaaaaattggtaaataaataTGTTGATATTACCTTTaattcaacaaaagggtcaattTGATGAGTAGAAATTTGATGAGTAGAATGACAGCTACTATGATCTCTTCGATGCATTGATGGATCCTGTAATGAACCTCCAGTAATAACATCTATATGAGACGTTTTTCCAATCAATTCCGCCCATTTCTTCTCCATCAGCACGTTCACTTCATCCATGGTTTCTCTCTTAGCCTCCTCCTTTGCTTCCCTCTTTACCTTTTCAATAAGCAATTGAATATCATCTTTAAAATAATTCTTTCCGTTAGTACTTCGACTTGCCGGTTTTCCAAAATATTTCTGGAGACCAACAAAACCTCCGACACCTCTTGTTCTGCCATTGTGTTCCGGCTTTCCTAATGCTTTGGTCAATGCATCTTCGAGTCTTGTAGGAACAAACTCTCCTGTCTTCTCCTTTTCCTTCCAATGTTTCTAAAAATATAGTTTACAAAATTAATCAAGactatgaaatttaattaaatataagctTTAATTAGAAATTTAACAGAGTTCCTATCAAATTACAGAGTTGACTCATGTTTGATTGTCTGCGAGTAGGAAGCCAGGACCAATGTCTAGCACAAAGGATCCCGTGAAATTACTCGAAAACAATGATCAAATTCCAAAGTTTCCTGAGTTGTCGGCTATCTCCTGTGCGGTTGTACCATCTAAGGATCTGAGGTCGATCCTTGAACATTTACTGCCAAGAGTCAACAATTCCTTCATATACAGTGGCATGATAAATTGATTTTTATGGGGAAAGCCTTACACCAACCCAACAGATAATGCTCTTCTCAAATATTATCACAAGAGAGATATTAGAAATCGAGAATGCAACAATTAATTCATAATTCATTCTGATATTTATACTAAattaatgaacaataaaattTACTTACGTATTCTTCTATCACGTTCAGTGTTTGAGGTAGAGGAGCATTAGATGATGGAGTATGTGCTTTAATCCATAAATAACCCCGATCATTGATGCGTTTAGTTACTGAACTAAACACTTCTTTGACAAG from Silene latifolia isolate original U9 population chromosome 3, ASM4854445v1, whole genome shotgun sequence harbors:
- the LOC141646141 gene encoding uncharacterized protein LOC141646141 yields the protein MHRGRECEDYIVHVWKIQDEKNYIIGAFHESNHWMLIVTCLGLNTIYILDSDRKNPKRLDIKKRLQNAWSIHCMQGGRRNFDRKNNKLIIKDDILCPQQPKDYECGYYVMKWMYNITFYFSSKKEEEFVKLMEESSMSSGDIHEIKEEWATKCLENL